The Marinilongibacter aquaticus genome has a window encoding:
- the cobA gene encoding uroporphyrinogen-III C-methyltransferase: MKLSLIGAGPGDPELITLKAVRLLQEADIILYDALANKAFLQYAKKEAELIYVGKRLQKHSVSQDEINRIILQNCLAGKHVLRLKGGDPIVFGRGYEEKQFVESFGIETEIVPGISSCIAAPSSADIPVTCRGISESFWVITGHTKDRGLPQDIRLAAKSNATIIILMGTAKLPEIVHIFLDEGRQDLPIAIIENGTRPSERVLIGEMQNILSKNAESKLSNPAVIVIGETVRLGKEKLTAALSGHLKTRVA, translated from the coding sequence ATGAAATTGTCATTAATAGGTGCGGGACCAGGAGATCCAGAATTAATCACACTCAAGGCGGTTCGCCTTTTGCAGGAAGCCGATATCATCCTATATGACGCCTTGGCGAACAAGGCCTTTTTGCAATACGCCAAAAAGGAGGCCGAGTTGATTTACGTAGGCAAGCGTCTACAAAAACACAGCGTTTCGCAAGACGAAATCAACCGTATAATTCTGCAAAACTGCCTCGCAGGCAAACACGTGCTCAGACTGAAGGGGGGCGATCCCATCGTATTTGGCCGCGGATACGAGGAAAAACAATTCGTAGAATCATTTGGAATAGAAACAGAAATCGTTCCGGGCATCAGCAGCTGCATTGCCGCACCAAGCTCGGCCGACATTCCAGTAACCTGTCGGGGCATAAGCGAAAGCTTTTGGGTAATCACCGGACATACGAAAGACCGCGGCCTTCCGCAAGACATCCGCTTGGCTGCGAAATCAAACGCCACAATCATTATACTGATGGGCACGGCCAAACTACCGGAAATTGTGCACATTTTCTTGGACGAAGGCCGTCAAGACCTTCCTATCGCCATAATCGAAAACGGCACACGGCCATCGGAACGGGTATTGATTGGCGAAATGCAGAACATCTTGAGCAAAAATGCGGAAAGCAAATTGAGCAATCCAGCCGTAATTGTCATCGGGGAGACCGTTCGACTGGGCAAGGAAAAACTTACGGCCGCACTTTCAGGCCACCTAAAAACTCGGGTGGCATGA